tcgCGTAGGTATAAAACCAACATATTCATGTATATGTCTTAAGTATTAAGCACACCTCGATTTACAGCTGCGGCGGTAGTCCgtgagtgcggatagcaaagtcgctacgaaataattgggggcacaTTGAGGAAATCGATAGGTAAAAAtaaaaagccgtccacgacggcgtctctcgtagacgctgtgtgatgttcggacgttaacaatgtgtgccgactgaagaaaggctgccagggggtgcttctgacggttagcctagcttgtttactccgtagcatcgaaaagaaaaaaaagcaaccatATCAAAAGCCCGAAATCTgtcatcgctcgtcgcgactaaatgCTCTTAGCATGATAAGTCATTTTTCAAGGGGTGGCCACGCTTTATCAAGAACTCTGATAACGCTGGCGGAACAAGAATTGTGGCGAATTTCGATGCGCAGGTATAGcgtttcattattttatttttcttttgttgaggtCAGCACGCGTCACCATGGGAAGTTCGACACGTTTAAGGTCGATACGCcccgtggtggcactcacgcgaactaaaccctcgtgtctAAAAAAGCTGGTTAAGATGAGCTCTATGTCGCAGAAATCTCAGTGGAGAAGTCTTCCGATTCGTTCGCGAGCGATAGTTTccgcgtatatatatacatataagtgTGTTTAGATGTATGCGTATACATATACCGCATACATATGTGCGTGTTTTTGCGGGTTTTcatttgtactcctgtagatcacgagcatgtatcTGGAACTATTAAATTGCATGTATTGTCTAACGTACCAGCGGGACGCCAGGGTGGAACTGAGCGTTTCTTGATGCAGTGCCCTTTTTATAGGGTGATGAACATGTGATCTgccgactgctgcttgcgtggctgaTAAGCAATTATCATGAAAATGCAGTGTGACACGCGATATCAGTATATAACATTACTTTCTCCTGAGATTCGTTACACAGTTAGTCATCAATGACATAACGTGCGATAGGCCATCTAATGCGTGTTGATCTTCGCGGCTTGACCGGGCCTTGGGTAGCTTGGCCCGGACTTGCCCCTGTGGCTGCTTCCGTGCTGACGGCCGCTGTTGTCTGGCTGTAGGAGGCAGAGTGACGTGGTAGTCTGCACTTTGGACTGGATCGGCCTCGAGTCTCGTCCAGGCGCTCCTTAACTGGTACCGTTGCCTGTGATGGCGCTCGCCGTTATCCAGCTGGACGATGTACGGCACCGGGCCTCGGACTGCTACAACCCTGGCCGCCTTCCACCTTGGACTTGCACAAAATTTTTTAGCATAGACCGCGTCACCGACACGGAACCTCTTAATCTCCGGTCGTTCTGGTTCAGGCGCGTGTTGCCGGTCCGGATGAAGTCTATCCAAGGCTGTCCTCAGCCTTCGTCCGATCATTCGTTCTGTCGGAGATTTTCCCGTGACCGAATGTGGCGTCGTGTGCTGTTTAAACAGGAACGCACTGCGTCGAACCTTCTTGTTGCTTCTTTAACTTCTTTTACCATTCTCTCCGCCCTACCATTACTGGCGGGATTATAAGGTGCAGTGAAAATAGCACGCGCACCATTGCGCTTTAAAAACGTTTGCAACTCAGAGTTAGTGCGTTAGTGAATGCTGTGCCGTTATCCGAACCAATAACGTCTTAAGCTGGTGACGACAGCTGTAGCTTTCATGGATGAGATGAATTCGACCTCAGCCCAGTTGCTGTAGGAGTCTACAACGATTAATAATACTTCTCTATTAACCGGACCAGCGAATCAACGTGTAGGCGACTCCAAGTTGATCTGGCTTGATCCAAAAATGCACTGGAACCTTGGGATCGCTTTGCCGGTTACTCTGATATGGCTGACAGTGGCGTCCAAACTCTTCAATTTTGTGGTTCATTTTCGGCCACCACATGAGCCCTCTAGCTGACGCTTTCATGGCACTCATCCCAGGGTGATTTGCATTCAGGAGTTGAAGAACACTTTGTCTTGCTGCGTTAGGAATTACAATGCGATTCCCCTGATTCCCTCACTGTGATTTCCTGACCTCGTAAGGCGTGACCTTGCTGTCCAGTTGTGTTGACGGCCAGCCACTAAGAATTCATTCCTTTATCATGGATGAGACAGTCCTTGATCAGCGCAGCGATGTCTGCCGCCTGCAGCGGTGCGCAATCGACCGCTTCCGACAGGAGCACCTCCTCAGGTGGCTGTGGCTCGTCTTCGCCTCCCGGGGCTGGCAGACGACTGAGTGCGTCGGCGTTGGCGTTTTTTTGGCCTCCCCTGTACTGAAGGCTCTAGTTATACGCAGACAAACATAAAGTCCTACAGAGCATTCTGAGCGACAAAACCTTAGGCACCCTCTTGTCCGTGTTAAACAGGCCCCGTAATGGCTTGTGGTCTGTTATGTCCGTAAATTCTCGTCCAGCAAGGCGCTGCTGGAAGCGTTTTATGCCAAAGACGACAGCCAAGTCCTCTTTATCAATCTGAGCATAGTTACGTTCACTGAATCCAAGCGTCCGGGGAAGCATAAGGTATGGGCTGTTCCTTCCCGTGAATCGTACGATAGGCTAGCACTGCCCCCCTCCCTCATCTCAGGAGATGCGTCGCAGCACAAAAGTAACGGACGCTTCGTGTCATAGGGCACAAGTACAGAGTCGGAGCTAAGCAATTTCTTTAGTCTCTCAAACGCTGGTGCTCACCTGTTCACATCCATTCGAGGTCATGGTTGAGCAGTCGATAGAGTGGTTCTGCCACTTCAGTCTTCCCCTTGTGGAAACTGCTGTAAAAATTTAATAACCCCAAGAAGGCTTGCAGTTCCTTTTTGCTCGTGGATGCCGGCGCTTTATGGATGGCGTCCGTATTGCATCGGCTCGGATGTATTCTCGTGGCGTCAATCCTGTGACCCAAGACTTCAATGCCCGGCTTGTTGAATTCGCACTTGTCCTTATTTACTCTTAACTGCGCATTCTGCAGACACGACAGCACGGTTTCTAATCTCTTGTCGTGCTCTTCCGCGTTATGGCCAGAAATCAAGATATCAAGATAGGCTTTAACACCGGGAATGCCTGCTAACAGCGTGTCAATGACTCCTTGAAACACCCACGGCGCCACCGAAATTCCAAACGACAGCCGTTTCCCCTTTATCGTGTTAACTGTAAGCACTTCAGCCGACTCGTCGTCTAGCGTAAGCTGTTGATAAGCTTCAGCTAGATCCAGCTTTGTAAAAAATTTGCTTGAAGCCAGAGCTGCGAGCATTTCAGCGGCAGTGGGCAAAGGATACCCGCTGCCGTTAATAGTTTTGTTTACCGTGATACGGTAGTCGCCGCATAGGCGTAAAGTTCCGTCTGTTTTTCTTACCACTACCAGTGGTGTGGCCCAGTTGGAGTACGCGATGTCGTCCCGTACCCCTTGTTGCACCAAGTGATCCACTTCCTTGCCCACGTCGTCCTTGAAGGCCAGTGGAACTGGTCGACTTTTGAGAACCACTGGTTGGGCGTCGTGTTTCAGTTCGATGTAAACTGGTGGTTCATTGAAGCCAGGAAGGTCCCTGCGAAACACCTCAAAAATCGTGAGGGTACGTCTTCCGCGTTTACTTGCTCGATTCCCCGCAAGCAAATGCTTAGCGGCCTAAACTAGTTTCGACCAATCAGGCTGTTGCCTCGATTCTTTACTACCAACAGAGGCAGCTTTGCCTTCCGGCCCTTGAATTCTACCAAGACGGTTGCTCGACCCAGCAGCGGTAACGCCTCCTTTGACCAGGTTGCGAGAGTCGTTCCAGAATCTTGGAGTGGTATTTCACCCCGTTTTCTCTCGATGACTCGAAATGTATCTTCACTCACAATTGAGCATGAGGCTCCGGAATCAACCTCCATCGGGACTTCTTGTCCTTGTGTGTGTAATTTAATCATAAACTTCTGTTCTTGATCATTCACTTCGCAAAGTGAAAACAATGCACTCATTTCTTACACGACCTTGCTCTTTTTAACTTTACTCTTTTGCTCAGGCGTCTTCCGGGCCGCTCTACTTTCGTCTTTTGAACGACAAGCCCTCGCTATATGTCCAACCCTTTTGCATTTGAAGCATGCCGCTTTTTTAAAAACTGCAGAAATGCGGAGCGTGCTTACCGTGCGACGGTAGCAACTGGATCCCTCTGCCATGGCGTCTTGCTTCGTGCAGGTTGCTTGTATCATGTCCTGGCAGTGCTTCGTCTCGTCTCGGCCTTGCATGCATATGTCTTGCTGTTGCTTGGCTGTCGCTTCTGCGGTCGCGGCCATGTCGTACGCAACGTTGAACGTAAGGTCGTGTTTCGCGAGAAGTCGCTGTTGGACTGCTTCGTTCTGGAGGCCGCATACGACACGATGTCGCATCATGATGCCCAACGGGAGCTGCTCTTCGGCTAGCTTCCGAAGCGCCGTGACGTAGTCCGTAACCGATTCCTCGGCAGCCTGGTTTCTCTTGTAGAACAAAAATCTTGCGTACAGTTCTGAAAGCCTTGGATGCAGGTTCTTGCGAACCACCGTCTTAATTTCCTCGTAGGTGGCTGCTGTTGGTCTTGCCGGCTTCACCAGAGTTGTGATGAGCCCGTACGCTTCTTCGCCGCAACAACTCAGCGGGCGGCTCTTCTgttctttcgctattttgttaGCTTCGCAGAACATTTCTAGCCTCTCGACGTATTCGTCCCATGACGCGTTTGTGCCGAGACGATATTCGCTGATTCTGCCGACGGCCATCGgcgccgcttcctcgtcgccaactGTGACGTATCAGCCGGAAGCCAGGGTGGAACAGACAACGTTTATTGATGCAGTGCCCTTTTTATAGGGTGATGAACATGTGATCTGCCGAATGCTGTTTGCGTGGCTGATAAGCGATTATCATGAAAATGCAGTGTGACACGCGATATCAGTATACAACATATTGCAATTTCGGTGGCAAACGGGACATCAATAGGTTTCCCGCGCGAAGTGTACAAACATTGTCTAACTGAACAAAGGCAGAAACCAACTCTGTAGCATAAAGGAGGCATCGTATAAGCGATTTACCACCACAGAGTATTTGCGCTTCCAAGGTCGCCTATCTTACGCACGGCTCACAACTATCGTTTGGCGGCCCGTTTCGCCACTGATATTTTGTCTTTCAGCGACAGTTTCTCTCAGTTTACCCTTCTCACGTCCACCGTCTCAGCCTTGCACGGCGCATCAGTACCAGTTCCGCCTCATTCGGAAGGACTTGTCCGATGCATGAGACAGGCAGCCGAATCCATGAACCGTTTGGTGTTCCAGCCTCCAGACGCGACTAGTGAACTCGTGGTAGGCGCTGAAACGTTTTTCATTTtctaattttcctttttttccacacTACTTCAGGGTGCTATTCAATCCGCTTGaaaatatattgtatatatagCCGCGTTCATGGCTGCTTGCGTACTGGAGACTCCGAAACCATGATGTTAGAatcattgagaaatactatgccgAGCCACCTGCCAGGATCATCATAACCCGTATACCGTGGATAATTCAAGCAAGTTTTCAGGCATTTGAAATATACTAAATGGACGTAAAGTGACTGTACCGACATGCCTCGGTCTAACATTCTAATGAGAACCCCCCTCCCCGCCAAAAAATTATTGCAGAACTAAACGAAGAAAAAAGTGATGAGAATGTTTGTAGCAGCATGCAAACAATAACAAATACATAACGTAACGTCAACAGTTCAAAAGCTCGCATACAGGGTTtcatcaaataaaaagaaacacggaGTTTGCGTCCAGTTATTTCTTGTACATTTGCAATTATATTTGTTATCGCGGGTTTCTGTTTGTAGTCCTGTAGATCATGAGCCTCTATTCGCAATTGTGAATGGTTATCGGTAAGCCTAGCGGTAAGCCAAGGTTTGCCTAGTCAAGTTCACGGCCATCTGCGCACGTGCGATTCCGGAGCAATGAGGCCAAAACTATTTACAgatcgttctatattgagttacgcTTCAATCGCGGATATTCGTCTTATCGCGGAAAACACTTCTATTGCGAATAAATCAAAGTTCTTAGGTATGTAgcgccctctgggctgtacttgtcggcaATAAGGTAGCCACGCCACCTATGGGATTATCAGACTGAGCAGTGTGGAATGCTCGgatgccatagtcggaagttcgaatccctcCTTAATTTTTTTGACCATGGTGAGCTTGAAGttctcctccagtgcacaacatctgcagggTTGGAAGTGACGCCTGTCATcagcaaaagatgccgagagcgagtgcgGCTATTATTGATCCAGGTACAACCACATTAGGAAGGCCTCTAAACTTCAACAAGACACTTCCGCAGCCGAGCAGGAATTGGCCCCCCAGGTGCAGTATTCGGctactccctcccaaatgactcactcaattacccaatgaccCTCATTACCCAGAAGCTGCAgaacacctgaccaaggcggagtcagacctgtaacgcagcataGGTTGCTCAGAATCTCTGGGTCTGTACAGGATACCAATGGGAACTGacccttgcaatgtttaacacccgaactatctcgagtgaagctagcttagcaggactattTGAGGAACTATCAAACATTTTTGGGATATCGtcggccttagcgagattagaaggATTGGTGAgacttatacattgctgaataactgACATGTCCTCTACTATAGAGGTCTCTTAGATATGAACCAATACGGGGCAGGATTCCTAAGCCATAAAGACATAGCGCGCAACATTGAcggattctacagcattaatgagagggtagctgtagtcgtaaccAAACTTAATAGAAGGATAGATTGAATGTAGTACAGCCCTACGcttcaacatccagtcacgatgatgaggaagtagaacAGTTTTGCGAAGGTGtttaattagcgatgagaaaagtgcaaacccaAGAATTACCCAAAGAAGAGGCCGACAGATCCCGCGGAGCCGTAGACGACTGCGCTCTCCAACCGTCCAGAGTGGACAGCCGACTGGCACATCTTGTTGCGGCCAAGAAATCCATGCAATGGAGAGCGAGTAGGCAAAAACTCAACAGGAAGATACGAAAGAAGATCGCCCAAATCAACCGGGAGATCGAGAGGCATTGCGCCCGCCTGTGCGAGCAAGAATGGCAGGAGCTGTGTGACACGGTGAACGGGAACATGAGCGCTGGACGCACCTGGAAGATTCTCAGGTACCTGCTCGACCCAGCAAGCACCAGAACGGCGACCCGTAAAGAGATGACCAAGCTGCGACAAAAGTCTAAGGACGACCCTGAGGCCTTCGCGGAAGAGATTGTTCAGACGCACCTCGCACACACGGAAGGGCGGAGTCGCCCAGAGTACCGCGGGGCTCCCATCGAGGAGCTGGACGCGGACTTTTCCGTGCAGGAAATTAGAACGGTCCTCCAGCTACTGAAGACCAACTCGGCGCCCGGTCCTGACAGGATCACCAACAAAATCCTGAGGAACCTGAACGACGACATCATCGAGAAGCTCTGCGAGTACATCAATGTGTGCTGGAAGGAGGGCCgaattccgcaagagtggaagaccgcGGAAGTTATActgataccaaagccgggcaaagcgctggaggtccgaaacatgaggccgatctccctcacgtcctgcgttgggaaggtgatggagcatgcctgccttaacagggcgacgacgctgctcgagaagcAGGACGCTTTCGGCCCCCCCATCATCGGTTTCCGGAAGGAACTTTAAACGCAGGACGCCGTGCTGCAGATCAAGGAACAGGTCGTGAACGCTCCGAGCACGCACGTGCGTGCCCTACTCGGGCTACACctcaagagcgccttcgacactgtGAAGCACATGGCCATACTGGACAAGATTAGCCGACTCGATCTCGGGGCGAGGTTCCACCGATATGTCAGCAGCTTCTTGAATGGGCGCGGGTCGACAGTCAAGATCGACGGGGCCCCGCCACAAATGGTCCGAATGGGTGGTGCGGGAACGCCGCAGCGCTCCGTGCTCTCCACCATGCTTTTCAACCTCGCCATGATCGGCCTGCCGGAGCGTGTTGACGCGGCAGAGGGCATCAATCATACGATATACGAAGAGACGACGTGACGGTGTGGACCACGGAGAACACGAGCGTCGGCGAAATGCAAGACCGACTGCAGCGGGCCGTCCTAGAGGTGGAGCGGCACCTCGAAGACACGGGACTCGTCTGCTCCCCCAACAAGTCGGAGATCCTGCTCCacaggcagcgcaagaaaggaccccTTCCGCACGCCGTGCTAGACGCCCGTCGTTTGCGCGTCCGCGTCACGACGAGGGAGGGGACCCGAATACCAACGGCGTCCAAGTTGCGAATGCTCGGCATGTGGCTGGAAGAGACCGGTGCCAACCGCGAGCTGGTTgcccgactgcagaagaaagtggtCGCCGCCACACACCTCGTGCTGCGGGTTGCGAACAACAGGAAAggaatgaaggaacacaacgtTACGAGGCTGATGCAGGCGTACTCGCTGAGCCACATAGCGTACGTCGCCGCGtacgccgactggaacaggagcgaaactgacaagctgaacgtggcgatcGGCAGGGTgttcaagaccgccctgggagtacccgagtacacgccaacccacaggctccTCAAGTTGGGTGTACACAACATgctcgaggagatcgccgaggTTGAGAGAATCGCGCAGAtggagaggctgtcgagcaccgtaacaggaagacgaatcctagacttgctcgggattcgatatcaTGAGGCACGTGGACTGAAGGAATCACTGCAACCGGAAGTCAGGGACACCATACAGAcgaaaacatgccgaagaatatgcacccggtgcatgacgtgcaaagacgTATACGCAGGGCGGCAGCAATCCTCTAGAAGCATGGAAGACAAGAAGGCgtcctcttcgtcgatgcagccaggtaACCACGGCCAGTCGGTGACTCTGATGGCGACGAGGAACGTCGACCGCCACCGCCGCTAcaagggaatgtgcgagacgatccgcagttaccagcaccaccattactactgctactacgacaaaaacggccgcagcaacaacggcaacatcgacacggccgtccgacggcggcggcgcccgccttctccatggcagGCGTAGATACAAAGGGAGCGATCCGAGTCATGGCATCAGCaaggctgccgtcggccgaagcagcggaaaagatggccatagccctcgcggtactccacggaggtacggaggataacctgatcatcagcgactcgAAATCAGCGATTCCGAACaacaccaaaggttgggtgtccaCGTATCTGGCGCGCATG
The sequence above is a segment of the Dermacentor variabilis isolate Ectoservices chromosome 7, ASM5094787v1, whole genome shotgun sequence genome. Coding sequences within it:
- the LOC142588122 gene encoding uncharacterized protein LOC142588122, which gives rise to MAVGRISEYRLGTNASWDEYVERLEMFCEANKIAKEQKSRPLSCCGEEAYGLITTLVKPARPTAATYEEIKTVVRKNLHPRLSELYARFLFYKRNQAAEESVTDYVTALRKLAEEQLPLGIMMRHRVVCGLQNEAVQQRLLAKHDLTFNVAYDMAATAEATAKQQQDICMQGRDETKHCQDMIQATCTKQDAMAEGSSCYRRTVFRRDLPGFNEPPVYIELKHDAQPVVLKSRPVPLAFKDDVGKEVDHLVQQGVRDDIAYSNWATPLVVSLQYRGGQKNANADALSRLPAPGGEDEPQPPEEVLLSEAVDCAPLQAADIAALIKDCLIHDKGMNS